A single Eulemur rufifrons isolate Redbay chromosome 9, OSU_ERuf_1, whole genome shotgun sequence DNA region contains:
- the SRSF1 gene encoding serine/arginine-rich splicing factor 1 isoform X1 yields MSGGGVIRGPAGNNDCRIYVGNLPPDIRTKDIEDVFYKYGAIRDIDLKNRRGGPPFAFVEFEDPRDAEDAVYGRDGYDYDGYRLRVEFPRSGRGTGRGGGGGGGGGAPRGRYGPPSRRSENRVVVSGLPPSGSWQDLKDHMREAGDVCYADVYRDGTGVVEFVRKEDMTYAVRKLDNTKFRSHEGETAYIRVKVDGPRSPSYGRSRSRSRSRSRSRSRSNSRSRSYSPRRSRGSPRYSPRHSRSRSRT; encoded by the exons ATGTCAGGAGGTGGTGTGATTCGTGGCCCGGCAGGGAACAACGATTGCCGCATCTACGTGGGCAACTTACCTCCAGACATCCGAACCAAGGACATTGAGGACGTGTTCTACAAATACGGCGCTATCCGAGACATCGACCTCAAGAATCGCCGCGGAGGACCGCCCTTCGCCTTCGTTGAGTTCGAGGACCCGCG AGATGCGGAAGACGCGGTGTACGGTCGCGACGGCTATGATTACGATGGATACCGTCTGCGGGTGGAGTTTCCTCGAAGCGGCCGTGGTACGGGCCGAGGCGGCGGCGGGGGTGGAGGTGGCGGAGCTCCCCGAGGCCGCTATGGTCCTCCATCCAGGCGTTCTGAAAACAGAGTGGTTGTCTCTG GACTGCCTCCAAGTGGAAGCTGGCAGGATTTAAAGGATCACATGCGTGAAGCAGGTGATGTATGTTATGCTGATGTTTACCGAGATGGCACTGGTGTCGTGGAGTTTGTACGGAAAGAAGATATGACCTATGCAGTTCGAAAACTGGATAACACTAAGTTTAGATCTCATGAG GGAGAAACTGCCTACATCCGGGTTAAAGTTGATGGGCCCAGAAGTCCAAGTTATGGAAGATCTCGATCTCGAAGCCGTAGTCGTAGCAGAAGCCGTAGCAGAAGCAACAGCAGGAGTCGCAGTTACTCCCCAAGGAGAAGCAGAGGATCACCACGCTATTCTCCCCGTCATAGCAGATCTCGCTCTCGTACATAA
- the SRSF1 gene encoding serine/arginine-rich splicing factor 1 isoform X2, translating to MSGGGVIRGPAGNNDCRIYVGNLPPDIRTKDIEDVFYKYGAIRDIDLKNRRGGPPFAFVEFEDPRDAEDAVYGRDGYDYDGYRLRVEFPRSGRGTGRGGGGGGGGGAPRGRYGPPSRRSENRVVVSGLPPSGSWQDLKDHMREAGDVCYADVYRDGTGVVEFVRKEDMTYAVRKLDNTKFRSHEGETAYIRVKVDGPRSPSYGRSRSRSRSRSRSRSRSNSRSRSYSPRRSRGSPRYSPRHSRSRSHISEEMD from the exons ATGTCAGGAGGTGGTGTGATTCGTGGCCCGGCAGGGAACAACGATTGCCGCATCTACGTGGGCAACTTACCTCCAGACATCCGAACCAAGGACATTGAGGACGTGTTCTACAAATACGGCGCTATCCGAGACATCGACCTCAAGAATCGCCGCGGAGGACCGCCCTTCGCCTTCGTTGAGTTCGAGGACCCGCG AGATGCGGAAGACGCGGTGTACGGTCGCGACGGCTATGATTACGATGGATACCGTCTGCGGGTGGAGTTTCCTCGAAGCGGCCGTGGTACGGGCCGAGGCGGCGGCGGGGGTGGAGGTGGCGGAGCTCCCCGAGGCCGCTATGGTCCTCCATCCAGGCGTTCTGAAAACAGAGTGGTTGTCTCTG GACTGCCTCCAAGTGGAAGCTGGCAGGATTTAAAGGATCACATGCGTGAAGCAGGTGATGTATGTTATGCTGATGTTTACCGAGATGGCACTGGTGTCGTGGAGTTTGTACGGAAAGAAGATATGACCTATGCAGTTCGAAAACTGGATAACACTAAGTTTAGATCTCATGAG GGAGAAACTGCCTACATCCGGGTTAAAGTTGATGGGCCCAGAAGTCCAAGTTATGGAAGATCTCGATCTCGAAGCCGTAGTCGTAGCAGAAGCCGTAGCAGAAGCAACAGCAGGAGTCGCAGTTACTCCCCAAGGAGAAGCAGAGGATCACCACGCTATTCTCCCCGTCATAGCAGATCTCGCTCTC ACATATCTGAAGAGATGGATTAA